The DNA segment CCTAATTAAGGACACTGCTCAGCCAGTGAATAATGTCTCCATAACAGGAGCAGAAAGGTGTGAAGGAAGGCAATGGACAGCTAGCAACGCAACAGCCATTTTGGGGCTTCTTCATTGTGTTGTCAGTCCTGTGATTTACCTCTTTCTCTCCAAAGAGTTCAGGCGACGTGCTTTGGCTATGGTAAAGTTCAGTGGTTGTGAAACAGACAGCAGTGATTTTTCACTTTGGGACTCAGCTGGACTGAATGATAGTACTTATGTACAACAGGAGGAACAAGGTTCACTGCAGCCTATGAATGACATTATACAAACAATAAATAACCAGGATCAGTATAGATGAAAAAAGCATGGATTCTGCATTGAGTGTTGAACGCTGTAGCTGGGTTTTCATTTAAATTTCGCATTTTTAAGCGCATTTAAAAAAGATTTGCTAAAGAAAATACTAATTGTTGCACGTTTCCATCCAGTACGTAATGCGCATTATTATGAGGGAGCCGCCTTATCATGATGAAGCAGGTGAATGACCTCCCTGCTTTagggagagttttatttgcaagattggagcaagtatctaaTTTTAAGTAGGgctgaccaaagattttcctagtcgactaataggcattaatttaagccattagtcaactagtcgcacgtttatgatattaatttaattacttatatatattgGGGGAATCTGAAATTGTTgaagttccagggctgagaaacaaTGTtctaagtaacattgctaacactgttctacattacagagaaatactaaaccgtaataatgagcctttaaaatataaattttacaagcacaTGCACGAAGCCAGCTGCAGGGACACTGGCAAAAgctgtaatgattctgaatgtgttgaaaaaacagtgaggagactgtctgaacattttgtgaatttatagagagaaatgcacattagggttgtgccaacagacgatctcggggatcgacgatggtcagagtgatcgccaatagctgatgcctttgagatgtcaagatgatatttgtctcgttttcccattaatgtatctttgccagagagatgttgacaactgttgtaaaaccatctttcaaaaaactgaacaacacacattttaattgcacttattttattttatttattttccagtttcatttgaatttgtagttaaaataaaaatataaaaataaagttcacagtttgaaatcaaggtgtcttgctttattgtgtagccttatccctaaccctgcttaatgaaaattatccCATAGTAACACCTAGcctccaaccagcggtaatacaatgtttgtcggtttcctgtggagtttttttttttcctgcgaccaaccgaccaatcaaaacttggtcgaccaagactcttctcatcgactaacgtttggtcgactgtcagggggcagccctaattttaagtgtgtaatattttatataatgggGTTGAAATGGCTGCGATGCCCACATGCCACCAGTCTCCACATACCTGGTTGCGCCCACTTTAaaaactgttctggtggattgtgacttgtgaggacccactttatggACCAGCTGTGAGTTCaacacttccgaatgacaagGGTTATGTTCAAAAAATTGTGTACTAAGGTCTTATCTTtcattgggccagtcacatcaagctattgcATGATCATAACACATGCATGAATGGTCAAAACATGTCATCGCTTtgcaaataaactgtttccatcaccttaatgtgcattttaactaattAACTAACATTCTCttgaaaatccacctcctcctagcgcataaAATTTTATGCGAGTTTAGaaagtttatttgcatatcaagtgtttccattcaggatttcttatgtgcaatttcaaaatgtgcataaaaatatttggatggaaacccagcttgtgTCTTCTAAATCTTGcaatttatttaatgtgttatttatttaacatGTAAGCATGTAAAAGTTATTATAACTGGACACGGAAAAGGCCAATGATGTCTGATGGAGAGTCCCTCAAAGGGTTTCTACTTGTGTTCTGGGAAATTCTGTTTATGGATGAAAAAggaagaattatttttttattttttttaaagggacaatTAATTCTACCCAACTGTTATCACATTCCTTTAATGCAATTGAATTccataattttcattattatgctggtgattttttatttattttttattttatttttttgctcaagTGTTGGTCAGATgttgcatttataattttttcagtGCCTTAAGTGTTTTGGAAGTGTTGTTCAACACTGTTATTAATTAAGTTGATTATTCCAACAACTGGTTTAATACTTTTCTGTTTGTACTTGTATTAGGTGAAAACAGTCTTGAAGTCTTTAGAAAATAGGTGTACTCTGGGAAAAGTATTATGCTGACAAATATGAAGAACCAATTACAAAAGGGTAACAGGCAAAGAAATGCCACTTTATGCTTCAATTATGTTACAGCATGTAACGTATGAATTTATGCctaaatgggatagttcacccaaaaatgaaaatgatgtctatGTTTACCCACCCTTGCAGTATTCCAAACCCTTAtggcattctttcttccatggaacataaaaggaaatgtttggcagaatatgAGGGActtgacagccttagtcaccattcagtttcattgtatgggaaaaagagcagcattaaAATTTTTCCAAATTTCTCTTGTGTTCAACGGAAGGAAGCAAGTCATACTAGTCTGGAAcaagagggtgaggaaatgatgatacaatatttgttttttgggTGGACTGTCCCTTCAAAGATGTTGTTGGTTAGAAAGTACTTTGTTCAATGTTCAgttcaaaatgttcattttatttgtgtagcacttttcacaatatatGTTCTAAATTTCCTTAACAAAGAGTAATGCCTTAcaaagcccccagtgagcaagccaaagtgcGACAGTAGCAAGGAAAACTCCCAAAGATGAAATGGGATAGTGCACTGTAAAAACGTTATCACACCATCAGCAGTTTTGTGGATGATTAAGCTATAATTTCAGCTCCCATTACTGGTTGTTTGATAATACTCATTTTGTCAAATTGATTGTTAGATTTCTACAGGTCGATGGTTTCTGTAAGGGTGGTTCCTCTGAAAACAGTGCAATTTTATTGTCCCACCCAAATTTTTATCTTGAGCTTGAGGTAAATGTTTGTcatgagaaaaaagaaaacatcaaatAGGCTGGAAAATGAATTGTTTATCCATTGATATTTTATTTGCCAAAAAATTATAGTCATTGTGAATTGAGAGAATGATCACAGGGTCATGAGGGATAGGGTCATACACAACCTTTCAAAAGTGCTGTTGTCATACTTTTAGAGGAAGTCCCTTTCTCCCATTCACCATGGCACTTTATGTACATTATGAAAGATTTAGAAAGACACCTGTTGGGATTTTCCCAGGTGTAATATTTTGCGGTTCTCATAAGTGGAGTCCCCATGAAAAGAGATGACAACACGCATGtgttcagagagagaaagaggcttATTGTATGGACCCTAGCTTTTGTGCTGTCCTGCCAATGCAGTGTCCTTCTAAATACTTTGAGGACATTTCATCATCCTAAACAAACGAAGAGTCTATGTCTGAGAGAAAAGTTTAAGCATTTTTTAAACTTATCTTCAAACCACCAGACAGACACCAGAGGTTTAAAATTTGCTTGTGAATAAAAAAGTTCAAGGGAAGTTAAGTTTGTAAGCTGTTGACAAGGTGTTCTTATTGTTGTTAAAGGCTCTTTGACTGCGAACATTTAAAAATAGCCACGTCTCAGCACCCCACCCCAGTTCCAGTTTTGAGACAACATGGTCACCTAAAGTTTGCAAAGCCATGAGATCTGATATCATCAATATtccatcacattttttcccccatgcaGTCATCATTATGTGAAGAAATATGAACAAAATAAGCATATATCATTTTGTTGTTTGATGGATTAATGGAATTTAAACTATTACTCTGTGTGTGgtcaggaaattgcatacatttgCAAGTTGAAATGTGAAGTTTTCATTTCCGTTCcactatgtgtgtttgtgtgactgtgtCACAATTTTACTGACATGCTGTATTTGTGAAGTAAAATCTTGTTAATTGTCATGTAGATATATGTGTTCAAAGGACCTAAAATAAAAACTCTTGAAGCACTAGAAGTGCTACCTAGAAgatttttataattgtttgtaGCTCCTCCACTGATGTTCTTTTACTGCTTTGCATTTGGACGATTTAGTGTGGACTGACAGTCAATGCTTGTTGCTCAGGATATGCATtcattgcaaatttttttttattgttttaggggCTGGGCCAGTAACCACATAACAAAAAAGGATAGTGTGCACTTTAGTGGCCATGGTAGAGTAATGTTGAATGTGACAGAATAGATTCAACATCACATGTTTATACAGTACGCAGACTTGTTTTATCATGTCTGCTTAGACTGGTTTGTCAACTTATGATCACTTGGACATTTGGGTGGAAATCACACCAATCCATCCTCATCCTGTGTTATAAAAGTGTGCTGAACAGGTGTTCAGTAACACACAATTGCTCTCTAAGCACAAGAACAAACACTTGATTAACTTTGGAGGTTATACTATAACTAATGTTATGACTATGTAGTcatgttcatattcattttgAAACATGATTTAGTTTTACAGTTGCCAGCTGCCCCCTAGAGGCTTCAATGAAAAAAACAATtagaatattaaataaaatatgaactgataaaaataaacatgcataatacatttacatatttatatgAAGTATGTTTAAATGTGTGAACGTGCCACCGTGTTCTATTTGTTTCTgctaaatatgtacagtattaatgtgagaaaaaaaagtaaagttATGGATAATTACACGCATATTTATACGCACAGTAGAAAACAAGAAGGGGATAGTGAtgtggaaaaatatatatttcatgagATCTTATTTGGATGCATCTGGATGCTGAAAGTCTCTCGACAGTCGTATGCAAACCCCACACCTACCTCTAAACCTATCCCTACCCCTTAATCTAATCCTTAAACCCCAACCTTAGTtccaggagagagagattttggcaTCCAGGCAGAACGTGGAATCTGTCCATAAAATACTTGCTGAAATAGTGACACCTTGTGGATGCTTTAAGTTCATCAATTAATTTCGCTTTACAGATTtccttagaaaaaaatagatcaaACATTAAGGCGCAATTTCCAAATACACATTATGCCTGTGAGTTCATTTCAATTTAGGTGTTGATGTAAAAtcaagaaagtattttttttttccaatggcTAATTTGATATCACCTTACATATGTAGGCTATGCACCGCTAAAGACATACTGGCCTACATATTGTCAAATGTGGTaaacataataaattaaatacacattataactcttattattttttattgcattgcagTTTTACAGGATTAATGAAGAAACAGAACGGACAATTCATGGTGTAGCTAGGAATAAAAAGACCAGACCTAACATGTACTGTAGGCTATTCTTACTGAAAATTACATAGGGAGGTTAAATGTTATAAAAgttatatacaaaaaaatataagaGCAAATAGGAATGACAGTAAGCAACAAAATTTCAAATTTGCCACTGTTCTCCTTATTACAAaacttatttgaaaatgtattttcagcAAATCAGCAGATACCTTATATTTAGAAACATTCATAACATTATTGTAAAACTATATGGGAAAACTAGCAAATCTGAAAAACAAATAGTTAGATGTAACATCTCAGGAACAGTTTATACAACAACTCTAGAATGCCAGTGGGcgttttccaaactgcatttttgtgcccttgaagggcactgcgagAAGGGAACATCACTCAAAGTGTCATTCAAAACTAAATTaagaaaatgcattattttcacaaagggccctacCGCAAGACTGTTAGCTAAGGGTATTCATACAGTATTActatgctcccttcagagtgcccatatcaagagctctgtcctttggagtgagtagggcataaggatgatcactttcaattggaaTTTGCACAGTGTGTCatacttatttattaatttggagaAACTTCAATCATTCACATTGaacaaatataaaaacaacaaaagcaacaacaaaacatttatcttaatttTATACAGACCTGCGTAGATGCAGTtacttacttatttattttttactgaaatGTTATATACTATGTTATATAACTGAGTGATTATGTACAGAatgcatactgtaaaaaaattacCACTGTATAGCTACCTGCCTCAGCTGAAACCAATTATAGTGGTTTAAAAAAATCTTATCCATTGGACAAATTTGCCAAGTAGCCTATTCAACAGTGATCCATTCTGATCAAATGTAATCTCTTTAAATCTCTCTCTAAAATGAGTGAGCTTGCTTTTCCTGTATGCTTAAGAAACGCTAAACAGTGGAGATCTTCACTGCCATGTGTACAAAGAAAAATATCTGAAAGATAGATTAAATGACACTCCTCTGTATTTCTCATTATAATACAGTCTTTATGCTAGCTAAACAGCAAAGCtactagaaatatatatatacttataagtACCTTGCTCCTCTGTCAATATATGTACCTTACTCCTTTGACATAATACTAGTGCAGATGTTTAAGGCTGCCGAAGAAAAAGATCACTGATTGTTTACATATACCAGTTTGATGCCATATACATTTCAGAAAGCAGAAATGTGTGAGGTGTCCACTGACTCTGACCATGCAGAGCTCTTCCGGGACACCAGCCCTGCTGGGCCCTTGAGCGTGAAACCTAGCGGTCTCAACATGTCCAGCAAATGCTGACGAAATTTCACCCCCACAAAAGCATAAAGAATTGGATTGACACAGCAGTGTAAGTAGCCCAATGTGGAAGTAGCTGTGATGGCTACATCCATTGCTGTGCTGCTGACACATGCTTGGTTATTGGAACTGATGTTCCTGTTGCTTTGGATGGTGTCGACAATGAGGGTGATGTTGTAGGGCGTCCAGCTGATGAAGAAGGCCAGTACCAGGGCTACAATAACACGCATGGCTCTCTTTTTCTGCATGCCCTGGGAGCCGTGCTGCAGCCGCACAAGGATAGAAGAATAACAGAACAGCAGCATGAGTGCCGGCAGAGCGAAACCCACCACATGGTAGAGCAGACGAGTGGCCAGTTCCCAGAAATTAGAGGGGTAATTGTGAACACATTCTGTTTTATCTTGACGTCTGGAGTCTGAAATGGCCTTGAGGTATGTCCAGTCAGGAACGGAGAGCAGTAGGCAGAACAGCCAGATGATCAGACAGCAACAGTGCGTCACCATGGGCTTTTTACGAGAGTACATCTGCACTGCATGGACGATGGACAGGTAGCGGTCAAGACTGATGCATGCCAGCATGAAGATGCCACAGTAAAAATTGATCTGATGTAGAAAGAAAGATTTTAAACCTGAAGCTGATTCTTAACATTTCCTACTGAGTATCAACACTACAGTATACCCTCCCAAACATTGGCTACAAGGATGACAATGCAAAACAATTGTGAAAACTACTTAAATGAGCCAACCATTTTAAATGATAGTTGGTGTAAAAACTAGGCATGTAACAATACAATACGAGAACACCACAAATGTTTCCCTCAAATGTATTCAAGGATtcgacataaatgtcttttaagtcataaatgccacaaaagagTCTGAcactggcaacaaaaagcagagctatAAGttacttaaacaacagcactgcatttgttttgtttgattgttgaaaaaaacatatttttcttgagaaaataagtttgtctacacttttcacaatacacatagtttcaaagcagctttctagaaaatcatgccttgtctGAAAGCCCCCTGTGAAAAAGCTGATGTAACTGTAGCGAGGACAAAActcttttcaatgttatttaatgGTGGAAAACTGACCTCTCGTTCTACGATGTACATAGTCCAATATTATTTGGCAGCTTGAGCAAAAACCAATCGGCACATGTAATTTTGGTAATTTTggtttacttgcttgttttgattattggggggttacctctccccatcccccctggaatctacacccttgatgacactgttgtttggcaaattcaacaagctgtaccactacagtacaatctacttggtgtttgccatcgatcttctcgccTACTGTATGTACTATgagtgtgttgctctgttttcctgtgagtgcTCAGTGCCGCCTCTCCGGTGAGGAGACATTTCTGCAGCTCTCATTGTTCCGCTGCCTGGTTATATTTACACTATAATGTGCTTGTtcatgtatcgtacgatacatatgcCTGGTATTGTATATTGAGTGTTGTATCCTACGATACAAtatgatacaatatttttttacacctcTAGTAAAAACGGGTTCTGGCTCAACTTGTGCAGGATCACTTCATGTCATCTATAGCCACTCCTTTGAACAGTAAGGTACTGTCAAAAGGAGACGGCTCTGTAAAGTATCTGCAGTATGAAGGCACATGCTTTTTCATTTAGCAATTTTTCAAATGTAATATGCTAAACATAACAttatctgcaaaaaaataaataataagtcaatgcaagtgaaaacactggagaccggaaaataAAAAACAGGCTTCTGTTATGAATCGTGGAACAGTTCTGTGTCCATGAAAAAGGCGGATGTATTCTAGAATTATATTATTCATCTTAGTGTTCATTTGTCACTGAGGACAtaatctaaatctccactttatctttcagttttagatgtgaaagtgaaactaaacaggcaccacatgtgaaattcagatgtaaaagtgaaagtggagatttagagcaaAAAAAAGGACTCACattatgatctgtttctcaaccacacctttTATATGGCTTCTAAAGATAGAGATTTAACCacgggagtcttatggattacttctatgtttcttttgtgacttttggagctacaaaggtctgatcaccatttacttgcattgtatgtacttacagagctgaaatattcttttaaaaatcttaatttgctctgctgaagaaagaaaggcatacacatctgggatggcatgaggttgagtaaatgatgagagaattttcatttttgggtgaactatccttttaacatgaCAACAGCTGGGAAAATTAAAATTGTGGTTTCTAAATATCTCTTGAATTTCGATGGTTTCTGCTCTCAGTAGACAATTATTCACCTAACAAAAAGCTAATTGTGGTCTAAACAACTGTGTTTTTACTTACTGTGAGTAAACCCATATTTTATGTAGTCTGattcgagtttttttttttttttcataaatcttTCTTTACTATTCTTTGCTTAGTTTTTATCATGATTTTCAAGGATGGGAGCAAATCATATCTGTTGGTATCTGCCAAATTTAGCTAGTTTCTACCAAGTGACGGATGTATATGTGTCAAAATAgtatagagtttgattggatgcactgCCTTTGGCGTCAACAAATGATATGGGAAGGATTGTCTTCTCCCTTTTGAATTTTGATAATCCTATTTATTTTTGCTATGCATGACTTTATGGTTAGTTGCatcttattatttgcatttagcattgttgtaTCCATGCTAGACCAGACCTACAAAATATTATCGGCTTGCATTGAGAACCACTTATCTAGTttaaacaatacaataaaatagagAAGCAGTGGActtatttaatttttcatgtaAAAATGAACTTAGACACTTGGCCCTGAATACACCTGCCCACCTTGAACAAAGCTCCAGTCAGCTTGCAGAGTCCTGTGCCAAAGCTCCAACCCTTAACTGCCTCTACAGCCCAGAGTGGCAGTGTTAGCAGCAGTAGACTGTCTGCTATGCTCAGATGGAGGATGAAGATGTCTGTAACGTTCCAGCTCGCCCTCTTCTTCCACAGCACCGCCAGTACGAGCCCATTTCCCACAAGCCCCACCACCAGCGCTACAGAGTAAAGGACCGGAATAAAAATGGCATCGAAGTGCATGCTGGTCTCCTGATCACAGACCTCTCCACAGCAGGAATCATAGTCACTGCTGTAGTTATCATAACTAGAAAACCCAGAAAAGTCCTCAATGCTCAGGGTGATCGTGGTTTTAACATTCATTTTCTGCAAAGAAATATTAATTAGAAAGTATTAGTATCTATTTCTACCAGTACACATTCTTACAAAGTGCTCACACTTTCACCACTTTGCTCACTTTGATTAGTATACACTAGTGACTATGATAGCTAAAATGTTGTGACTGTCCAAGCATTTTATATGTGAAAGGTTAAATTGTGAATGTgacagcattttgtgtgtgaaaatttttGAATAATGGCCTAGATGTCCCCTAACAATTTCAACTTACAACATTTACTCTAATCAGTACTCCTACAGTTATAAGCAAGATATTAGTTAATCCTTTGCATTTGAAGTATATTAGCTGAAGTAACGTTTATTACCAGAAGGGGGCAATGAGACAACATGATGGCAGGCAAGTAGCCTTTAAAGGTCTGATTTGCCAAGTAAGAAGTATAGGTCTCGATGGTACAATAATGGGCGTTTCTCaatctgtgtgtgttttcaaaTCGGGATGGGCGTTTCTGAACTACCCAATGAAAGTAaggaatctcagtgtagtaggTAAATGGCGTAAAGCGATTGATTGGAAAACGCCTATTTTTAATTC comes from the Myxocyprinus asiaticus isolate MX2 ecotype Aquarium Trade chromosome 15, UBuf_Myxa_2, whole genome shotgun sequence genome and includes:
- the cxcr3.1 gene encoding C-X-C chemokine receptor type 3.1 — translated: MNVKTTITLSIEDFSGFSSYDNYSSDYDSCCGEVCDQETSMHFDAIFIPVLYSVALVVGLVGNGLVLAVLWKKRASWNVTDIFILHLSIADSLLLLTLPLWAVEAVKGWSFGTGLCKLTGALFKINFYCGIFMLACISLDRYLSIVHAVQMYSRKKPMVTHCCCLIIWLFCLLLSVPDWTYLKAISDSRRQDKTECVHNYPSNFWELATRLLYHVVGFALPALMLLFCYSSILVRLQHGSQGMQKKRAMRVIVALVLAFFISWTPYNITLIVDTIQSNRNISSNNQACVSSTAMDVAITATSTLGYLHCCVNPILYAFVGVKFRQHLLDMLRPLGFTLKGPAGLVSRKSSAWSESVDTSHISAF